One genomic window of Pseudomonadales bacterium includes the following:
- a CDS encoding LapD/MoxY N-terminal periplasmic domain-containing protein, with protein MSLRRQWCISLIITITVLMCASALINICHTRQHLLTESQEHTQDIANVLARSLAESPTSTTLLDTAFEQSNIDAIVYRDKQNTILFERNKPARTASAPRWFRHVASLKAPTITTDVTSHSSFIGQVQITANIDTIYSELWKLLSRQLMLFITAYLVLGALGYLAVYFLLQPLKRVQEQAAAICDRQFIEQQPLPKTQELRQVVEAINRMSRRLKTIFLNS; from the coding sequence ATGAGTTTACGGCGACAATGGTGTATTAGTTTAATTATCACCATCACTGTGTTGATGTGTGCCAGTGCATTGATCAACATATGCCACACTCGCCAACACCTTCTAACAGAATCACAAGAGCACACACAAGACATTGCCAATGTTCTGGCTCGCTCACTAGCAGAATCTCCAACATCAACCACCCTATTGGATACCGCTTTTGAACAAAGCAACATTGACGCCATTGTTTATCGCGACAAACAAAACACCATCCTATTTGAGCGCAACAAACCTGCGCGTACGGCATCTGCACCACGATGGTTCCGACATGTTGCTTCATTAAAAGCGCCAACCATCACCACAGATGTAACCTCTCATTCTTCATTTATTGGCCAAGTTCAAATTACCGCCAATATCGACACTATTTATTCTGAACTTTGGAAATTATTATCCAGACAACTAATGCTATTCATCACCGCTTACTTGGTATTAGGCGCATTAGGTTACTTAGCAGTTTATTTCTTACTACAGCCGTTAAAGCGCGTACAAGAACAAGCCGCTGCCATTTGTGACCGCCAATTTATCGAACAACAACCACTCCCTAAGACTCAAGAACTGCGTCAAGTCGTTGAAGCTATTAACCGTATGAGCCGACGGTTAAAAACGATTTTTCTGAACAGTTAG
- a CDS encoding EAL domain-containing protein — translation MQDRKIFFHFQPMFSNENRELMAVEVFARINVREGVINAGVFMPMAERFDMAESFDRLIIEAIRNSSEAAHCKVPVCINLSPRSVISPAFVEWLDSYLGEHPIFARQIIVETSEYLMGTGDAPIRHLCDVLHRHGAKLSLDHFGLHGSAFAYLNSLPLDFIKIDRSFIRNIHEDADNQFYVRALIQIAHSCDITILAEGVETLQEWECLHQLGINGGQGYLLGKPDSQIKQAML, via the coding sequence TTGCAGGACAGAAAAATCTTCTTCCACTTTCAACCCATGTTTTCAAACGAAAACCGTGAGTTAATGGCAGTAGAGGTTTTTGCGCGTATCAATGTGCGAGAAGGTGTTATCAACGCCGGAGTATTCATGCCCATGGCTGAACGCTTTGATATGGCGGAATCTTTCGATCGGTTAATTATTGAAGCGATACGCAACAGCAGCGAAGCCGCTCACTGCAAAGTACCCGTTTGTATCAATCTCTCCCCACGCAGCGTCATTTCTCCAGCATTTGTAGAATGGTTAGACAGCTACCTCGGCGAGCATCCCATTTTTGCGCGCCAAATTATTGTAGAAACCTCAGAATATTTGATGGGCACAGGTGATGCACCTATCCGCCATTTATGCGATGTACTGCATCGTCACGGCGCAAAATTATCGTTAGATCACTTTGGCCTCCACGGCAGTGCTTTTGCGTATCTGAACAGCCTACCTCTTGATTTCATCAAAATTGATCGCAGCTTTATTCGCAATATTCACGAAGATGCAGATAATCAATTCTATGTGCGTGCGCTGATTCAAATTGCACACAGTTGCGATATCACCATTCTTGCCGAAGGTGTCGAAACACTGCAGGAATGGGAATGCTTACACCAATTAGGTATTAACGGTGGGCAAGGCTATTTGCTGGGCAAGCCGGATAGTCAAATCAAACAAGCCATGTTGTAA
- a CDS encoding copper chaperone PCu(A)C, giving the protein MKNITHLLFLFFALSGSFALAETPTSNITLINGWLRETPPNIKNAAAFVSLHNNSNNTKHIIAIQCSDLAARCEIHEHLRTANGKMRMQKVSAPLAIAGNSTLTMQPGGYHIMLLDIKTPLRAGNTAAFTVVFDDQSALTVQLPIKSIRAE; this is encoded by the coding sequence ATGAAAAACATCACGCACTTATTGTTTTTGTTTTTTGCTCTCAGCGGCAGCTTCGCTCTGGCCGAAACACCGACCAGCAATATCACCTTAATCAACGGTTGGTTGCGCGAAACGCCGCCCAATATAAAAAATGCAGCTGCCTTTGTTTCCTTGCACAACAACAGCAACAATACAAAACATATTATTGCGATTCAGTGCAGCGACCTTGCTGCGCGCTGTGAAATACACGAACACTTACGCACAGCTAATGGCAAGATGCGTATGCAAAAAGTGAGCGCTCCATTGGCTATCGCAGGCAACAGCACGCTCACCATGCAGCCCGGTGGTTATCACATCATGTTGCTTGATATAAAAACGCCACTGCGTGCAGGCAACACAGCGGCGTTCACTGTTGTATTTGACGATCAAAGCGCACTCACCGTGCAACTGCCTATCAAGTCCATACGCGCAGAATAA